Proteins found in one Nitratiruptor sp. SB155-2 genomic segment:
- a CDS encoding EAL domain-containing protein encodes MKFDQKEIAKLKELSVLYVEDEKEITKFMTSIFSNYFKKVWIAQNGEEGYKKYKRFKPDIIISDIIMPKMDGLQMSAKIREKDLEQIIVFFTAYSDTAYLLESIKLGINGYILKPFSLEQFLTTILNVTRVLFYKREKEYYQKRLEFMTKYDPLTNLYQRNLFIEFLEKLLKRSDRTKELMAILFLDVDNFKDINDTFGHDMGDCVLKTIANRLTSISRQEDIVSRISGDEFAMILWGLKSKEAIYSLLDRLQKEMRKPIDCNGKMINISMSIGATFYPQDRAIGANELLKQADLAMYYIKKKKKGEFFIFDPYDSNFAGSMRECDQRVVEIERAFINHEFVLYYQPKICLKNRQLKGYEVLIRWNHPKKGILIPSHFLPYIENNESLMKQLSHYVLEQVAKDITDFMLHDTSSDFSVNITVYDIESEIFLDFFQDILKRYNISASRFVFEIVETSALKDLLRAKKMFEELKDLGSKIAIDDFGTGYASLTYMQNFDVDFVKIDTSFVVNMLEDKKSYEIIKASIALAKIFGYKIIAEGVENEAIMQELEKLGCDYVQGFYIAPPMPKEEILEKLKNNQLLFNGKRE; translated from the coding sequence ATGAAATTTGATCAAAAAGAGATAGCTAAATTAAAAGAATTGAGTGTTTTATATGTAGAAGACGAGAAAGAGATAACTAAATTTATGACAAGTATATTTTCTAACTATTTTAAAAAGGTTTGGATTGCACAAAATGGAGAGGAAGGGTATAAAAAATATAAACGCTTTAAACCAGATATTATCATCAGCGATATTATAATGCCAAAGATGGATGGTTTGCAGATGAGTGCAAAGATACGAGAAAAAGATTTAGAGCAAATAATTGTATTTTTTACTGCCTATAGCGATACGGCGTATCTGCTTGAGTCGATTAAACTGGGAATTAATGGATATATTTTAAAGCCATTTTCTTTGGAGCAGTTTTTAACGACTATTTTAAATGTTACAAGAGTCCTGTTTTATAAAAGAGAAAAGGAATATTATCAAAAGAGATTGGAGTTTATGACAAAGTATGATCCTTTGACAAATCTTTATCAACGCAACCTCTTTATCGAATTTTTAGAAAAATTATTAAAACGAAGTGATCGAACAAAAGAGCTAATGGCAATTCTTTTTTTGGATGTAGATAATTTTAAAGATATAAATGACACTTTTGGTCATGATATGGGTGATTGTGTTTTAAAAACAATTGCAAATCGACTAACAAGCATAAGCAGACAAGAAGATATTGTTTCTCGAATCTCTGGGGATGAGTTTGCGATGATTTTATGGGGACTCAAAAGCAAAGAAGCAATCTATTCACTTTTGGATAGATTGCAAAAAGAGATGCGTAAGCCTATAGATTGTAATGGAAAAATGATCAATATTAGTATGAGTATAGGAGCTACATTTTATCCACAAGATAGAGCAATTGGAGCCAATGAGCTTTTAAAGCAGGCTGATCTTGCAATGTATTACATCAAAAAGAAAAAAAAAGGAGAGTTTTTTATTTTTGATCCATATGATAGCAATTTTGCCGGATCAATGAGAGAGTGTGATCAAAGAGTTGTTGAAATTGAAAGAGCTTTTATTAATCATGAGTTTGTTTTATATTATCAACCAAAAATATGTTTAAAAAATAGACAGCTGAAAGGATATGAAGTTTTAATTCGATGGAATCATCCAAAAAAAGGAATCTTAATACCATCACACTTTTTACCTTATATAGAAAACAATGAATCACTTATGAAACAGTTAAGCCACTATGTTCTTGAACAAGTTGCAAAAGATATTACAGACTTTATGTTACATGATACAAGCAGTGATTTTAGTGTGAATATAACAGTATATGATATAGAAAGTGAAATCTTTTTAGATTTTTTTCAAGATATTTTAAAAAGATATAATATATCTGCTTCAAGATTTGTTTTTGAGATTGTAGAAACTTCTGCACTAAAAGATCTTCTTCGAGCAAAAAAAATGTTTGAAGAATTAAAAGATCTAGGAAGCAAGATTGCAATTGATGATTTTGGAACAGGGTATGCCTCTTTAACCTATATGCAAAATTTTGATGTTGATTTTGTGAAAATTGATACTAGTTTTGTTGTCAATATGTTGGAGGATAAAAAAAGTTATGAGATTATAAAAGCCTCTATTGCACTAGCCAAGATTTTTGGTTATAAAATTATTGCAGAGGGTGTAGAAAACGAAGCGATTATGCAAGAGCTTGAAAAACTTGGATGCGATTATGTTCAAGGATTTTATATTGCACCGCCAATGCCAAAAGAGGAGATTTTAGAAAAATTAAAAAATAATCAACTGCTTTTTAATGGAAAAAGGGAGTGA
- the metK gene encoding methionine adenosyltransferase gives MYLFTCESVSPGHPDKCADIIADSIVDALLEIDPNARVATEVFVAGNHVVIGGEVKLDKELQKEFFVEKAMEALEYIGYPEAGFSKEETLYPKDLNYHIFVNRQSPDISQGVDKPEELGAGDQGIMIGYATSERGDFMPYATMMARELRDILYHNAKLNPDKYGVDIKTEVVLDYGNKANFEANRPQRVDKIIVAQSHVRDFDQKSLQNQIRELIEQKCSFNVFIDEKTEFIINGTGKFVIHGPIADSGLTGRKIVVDNYGPYVPIGGGAQSSKDYTKVDRSAHYAARWIAKHIVASGLSKKVQVALSYVIGRAKPLQVTVDTFGTGRLDDEKLSALIADRYELSPYWIMQKFSLHKPQGFSYKETAAKGQVGYENYPWEQLDEIEWFQSL, from the coding sequence ATGTATCTTTTTACATGCGAATCGGTAAGTCCCGGACATCCAGACAAATGTGCCGATATTATAGCTGATTCCATTGTCGATGCTCTGTTGGAAATCGATCCCAATGCAAGGGTGGCTACTGAAGTTTTTGTAGCTGGGAACCATGTTGTAATTGGGGGAGAAGTGAAGCTTGATAAGGAGTTGCAAAAGGAGTTCTTCGTTGAAAAAGCGATGGAGGCTTTGGAATATATCGGCTATCCAGAAGCCGGATTTAGCAAGGAAGAGACTCTCTATCCAAAAGACTTGAATTACCATATTTTTGTCAATCGACAATCTCCTGATATCAGCCAGGGTGTTGACAAGCCCGAAGAGCTTGGTGCCGGGGATCAAGGGATCATGATAGGATATGCCACCAGTGAAAGAGGGGATTTCATGCCTTATGCCACTATGATGGCAAGGGAATTGAGAGATATTTTATACCATAATGCAAAACTCAATCCTGACAAATATGGCGTTGATATCAAAACGGAAGTAGTTTTAGATTATGGTAACAAGGCCAATTTCGAAGCGAACAGACCCCAAAGAGTGGATAAGATCATCGTCGCCCAGTCGCATGTAAGAGATTTTGATCAAAAGAGTTTGCAAAACCAGATTCGAGAACTTATTGAGCAAAAATGCAGTTTCAACGTTTTTATCGATGAAAAGACGGAGTTTATTATCAATGGAACAGGGAAATTTGTCATCCATGGTCCCATTGCGGATTCAGGTCTTACTGGAAGAAAGATTGTAGTTGACAATTATGGCCCTTATGTGCCGATCGGTGGAGGGGCCCAAAGCAGTAAAGACTACACCAAAGTGGACAGAAGTGCTCATTATGCCGCCAGGTGGATCGCGAAACATATTGTAGCCTCTGGATTGTCAAAAAAAGTGCAGGTTGCCCTTTCATATGTGATCGGTAGAGCCAAACCGCTTCAGGTGACAGTGGATACATTTGGTACCGGAAGACTCGATGACGAAAAGCTTTCAGCTCTTATTGCGGATCGCTATGAGCTGAGTCCGTACTGGATTATGCAGAAGTTTTCGCTCCATAAACCGCAAGGATTTTCCTACAAAGAAACTGCCGCCAAAGGGCAGGTAGGATATGAAAACTATCCCTGGGAACAGCTAGATGAGATAGAGTGGTTCCAATCACTCTAG
- a CDS encoding CheR family methyltransferase, whose protein sequence is MKIVALGASAGGYEALQEFIKNLDEEYSKDIAFVITQHLDPTHPTLLKDLLSRYTTLPIKMIYDHQKIGPGTIYICPPNNNLTVNEQQEFILTPPGEKGFPKPSINLFLKSLAKHFDGDIVAIILSGTGSDGAEGIVAVKNAGGITIAQDPKEAKYSSMPQAAIQTGCVDLVLPVKDIAKNLLKILNIPHTVEKGTEKSSLETIFDMLQEKFNVDFTDYKIGTIHRRIERRMAVNNVNSLQEYIEILRNNPQELKLLFKDLIIIVTSFFRDKEFWGILEKHIVNQMSESQDEDYRVWVPGCATGEEAYSIAMLLDKICHQMKIHKKITIFATDISEEAIRKARIGIFSKDEVENIDDFYLENYFRKIDNDKYEIIKEIREKIIFSVHDLIKDSPFLNLDLISCRNLLIYFNPILQNRIINIFHHSLKDNGILFLGKSEAISSLNEKFIVLDAKARIFKKDPTYKQTDLSALTYYPKRYKNKIALLASDHSEQKLESALTKEETLLKSVVQALMKNIFKNIVIINRNNNIVYVGGNASKYLQFPKGNFSNDILTLINNELKFDVRYLISKVRTEAISINKRIRYTEDENKTKVQYINIMAIPFSNQHCRDCIALIFIESSDEVAIDKDIKIDNKDLQQYINDLETELMLTKEQLQTTIEELETSNEELQSANEELQSANEELQSTNDELETSNEELQSTNEELRTVNEELEIKTQKLREKTNDLENIFRILDFGAVIVDNELRIKNFTQKANYIFNLSYENLHELITTVGTKVDISNIRPILERVIKTKKEYSFEVKDKHKIFQIKIVPYIDKNSIHKECKGAIIAIYDVTEYRKKEEMLQNYQKKLLLEQEKLKTIIDESQNIILLANRSHIFLANKKFFTFLGIRNLEQLKEKMVYEFFEEDSPLFQKVKKEKWMEYLKKHPEEAHEVYLKDKNGNKRIFLIKVSQTSIDKKRIVTLTDVTEMKRKDLLLIQQSKLAAMGEMIANIAHQWRQPLNLLSLLITNLQVSFQNNHLTEDKFEEFYEKSNEIIQNMSKTIDDFRNFFSTHKVKVKFRLKELIEDTKKIVLPALEQNHITLKEDIKDIELFGYKNELMQVLINVINNAKDAIKERKIQYGQIILSNKIERKYVYFYVQDNGGGIEPEILDKVFEPYFTTKFKSHGTGLGLYMSKMIMEAMGGDIILENEGDGVKVTLKIPKETQ, encoded by the coding sequence ATGAAAATAGTGGCTTTAGGAGCAAGTGCAGGAGGATATGAAGCACTACAAGAGTTTATAAAAAATTTAGATGAGGAATATAGTAAAGATATTGCTTTTGTTATAACACAACATCTCGATCCAACCCATCCAACCCTTCTAAAAGATTTGCTTTCAAGGTATACCACTTTACCGATTAAGATGATTTATGATCATCAAAAGATTGGACCCGGAACTATTTATATCTGTCCACCAAACAATAATTTAACAGTCAACGAACAACAAGAGTTTATTCTGACACCTCCAGGAGAAAAGGGATTTCCAAAGCCTTCTATCAATCTTTTTCTCAAATCGCTTGCAAAACATTTTGATGGGGATATCGTTGCGATTATTCTTTCTGGGACCGGGAGTGATGGAGCAGAGGGAATTGTAGCTGTTAAAAATGCTGGAGGTATTACCATCGCACAAGATCCCAAAGAGGCAAAATACTCCTCCATGCCGCAAGCCGCAATTCAAACTGGATGTGTTGATTTAGTGCTTCCAGTCAAAGATATTGCCAAAAATCTACTAAAAATCTTAAATATTCCCCATACCGTTGAAAAGGGAACGGAAAAAAGCAGTCTTGAAACCATTTTTGATATGTTACAAGAAAAATTCAATGTCGATTTTACAGACTATAAGATTGGAACGATTCATCGAAGAATTGAAAGAAGAATGGCTGTAAATAATGTCAATTCACTCCAAGAGTATATTGAGATTTTACGTAACAATCCACAGGAACTTAAACTATTATTTAAAGATTTGATCATTATTGTAACCTCTTTTTTTCGGGATAAAGAGTTTTGGGGAATACTTGAAAAGCATATTGTTAATCAGATGAGTGAAAGTCAAGATGAAGATTATAGAGTCTGGGTTCCTGGATGTGCTACGGGAGAAGAAGCTTATTCAATTGCAATGCTTTTGGATAAGATTTGCCACCAAATGAAGATTCATAAAAAAATAACAATCTTTGCGACAGATATTAGTGAAGAGGCTATAAGAAAAGCACGAATCGGAATATTCTCTAAAGATGAAGTGGAAAATATTGATGATTTTTATCTTGAAAACTATTTTAGAAAAATTGATAACGATAAATATGAGATAATCAAAGAGATTCGGGAAAAAATAATTTTTTCTGTTCACGATCTCATAAAAGATTCTCCATTTTTAAATCTCGATCTAATCAGTTGTAGAAATCTTTTAATTTATTTTAATCCAATATTGCAAAATAGAATTATCAATATTTTTCATCACTCTTTAAAAGATAATGGAATCTTATTTTTAGGTAAGAGCGAAGCAATTTCGAGCTTGAATGAGAAGTTCATCGTTTTAGATGCAAAAGCTAGAATCTTTAAAAAAGATCCCACATACAAACAAACCGATTTAAGTGCATTGACTTACTATCCAAAAAGATATAAAAATAAAATTGCTTTATTGGCTTCAGATCATAGTGAACAAAAACTGGAAAGTGCTCTTACGAAAGAAGAAACTCTTTTAAAAAGTGTAGTCCAAGCGTTAATGAAAAATATTTTTAAAAATATTGTCATTATCAATCGAAATAACAATATTGTTTACGTTGGAGGTAATGCAAGTAAGTATTTACAATTTCCTAAGGGCAATTTTAGTAACGATATTTTGACACTTATTAACAATGAATTGAAATTTGATGTGAGATATTTGATTTCGAAAGTAAGAACAGAGGCAATTTCAATTAATAAAAGAATTCGTTATACAGAAGATGAAAACAAAACAAAAGTACAATATATTAACATCATGGCGATACCTTTCAGTAATCAACACTGCAGAGATTGCATTGCTTTAATCTTTATAGAAAGTTCCGATGAAGTTGCGATTGATAAAGATATCAAAATAGACAACAAAGATTTACAGCAATATATCAATGATCTTGAAACGGAATTGATGCTTACAAAAGAACAACTTCAAACAACGATTGAAGAGCTTGAAACTTCCAACGAGGAACTCCAATCAGCCAATGAGGAGTTGCAATCAGCCAATGAGGAACTGCAATCAACAAATGATGAGCTTGAAACTTCCAATGAAGAGCTACAATCAACCAATGAAGAGTTACGGACAGTCAACGAAGAGTTAGAAATTAAAACACAAAAGTTAAGGGAAAAAACAAACGATTTGGAAAATATTTTTAGGATTTTAGATTTTGGAGCCGTTATTGTCGATAATGAGCTTCGTATCAAAAACTTTACCCAAAAAGCAAACTATATTTTTAATCTATCCTATGAGAATCTTCATGAATTGATTACTACAGTTGGTACGAAAGTTGATATAAGCAACATTCGACCAATTTTGGAGCGTGTTATTAAAACAAAAAAAGAGTATAGTTTTGAAGTCAAAGACAAACATAAAATTTTCCAGATCAAAATTGTTCCTTATATCGATAAAAATTCTATCCATAAAGAGTGCAAAGGTGCTATTATCGCAATCTATGATGTAACTGAGTATCGAAAAAAAGAAGAGATGCTCCAAAATTATCAAAAGAAATTATTGTTAGAGCAAGAAAAACTCAAAACGATTATCGATGAATCGCAAAATATTATTTTACTTGCTAATAGATCCCATATCTTTTTAGCAAATAAGAAATTTTTTACCTTTTTAGGTATTAGGAATTTAGAGCAACTTAAAGAGAAAATGGTTTATGAGTTTTTTGAAGAAGATTCTCCACTTTTTCAAAAAGTCAAAAAAGAAAAATGGATGGAGTATCTCAAAAAACATCCAGAAGAAGCGCATGAGGTCTATTTGAAAGACAAAAATGGCAATAAAAGAATATTTTTGATCAAAGTCAGTCAAACATCAATCGATAAAAAGCGTATTGTAACACTTACAGATGTGACAGAGATGAAACGAAAGGATCTTTTACTTATCCAGCAATCCAAATTAGCGGCCATGGGAGAGATGATAGCAAATATTGCCCATCAATGGAGACAACCTCTCAATCTTTTGAGTCTACTTATTACCAATTTACAGGTATCATTTCAAAATAATCATTTAACAGAAGATAAATTTGAAGAGTTTTATGAAAAAAGCAATGAAATCATTCAAAATATGTCAAAAACGATTGATGATTTTAGAAACTTTTTTTCTACCCATAAGGTAAAGGTGAAATTCAGACTCAAAGAACTTATTGAAGATACAAAAAAGATTGTTTTACCGGCTTTAGAGCAAAACCATATTACCCTAAAAGAAGATATCAAAGACATAGAACTCTTTGGCTATAAAAATGAATTGATGCAGGTGTTAATCAATGTGATTAATAACGCAAAAGATGCTATAAAAGAGCGAAAAATTCAATATGGACAGATTATACTTTCCAACAAAATTGAAAGAAAATATGTCTATTTTTATGTCCAAGACAATGGTGGAGGTATTGAGCCAGAAATTTTGGACAAAGTGTTTGAACCATACTTTACAACAAAATTTAAATCACATGGAACAGGGCTGGGGCTGTATATGTCCAAGATGATTATGGAAGCAATGGGTGGCGATATTATATTGGAAAATGAGGGTGATGGCGTGAAAGTAACTCTTAAAATTCCAAAGGAAACACAATGA
- a CDS encoding glycine zipper 2TM domain-containing protein → MQRSIVMIVSLVIMFVLSGCAQRPYVQEVSPASTTYVMKVQRGTIESIRPVVIKDSGTGAFLGAITGAVLGSMVGKGKGKTLATLGGGLAGAYVGSELAKANAQELTVLLDNGEEVVVVVKGVRFYPGERVRIVTKGSRVISVEPLR, encoded by the coding sequence ATGCAAAGAAGTATAGTCATGATTGTAAGCTTGGTGATCATGTTTGTATTGAGTGGATGTGCGCAAAGACCATATGTTCAAGAAGTGTCTCCAGCTTCTACAACATATGTTATGAAAGTACAAAGAGGCACCATCGAATCGATTCGTCCCGTTGTCATTAAAGATAGTGGAACGGGTGCATTTTTGGGTGCCATCACAGGTGCCGTTCTTGGATCGATGGTCGGAAAAGGGAAAGGAAAAACACTCGCTACTCTTGGAGGGGGACTTGCAGGAGCTTATGTTGGAAGTGAACTTGCGAAAGCAAATGCCCAAGAACTTACAGTTTTACTCGATAACGGCGAAGAGGTGGTCGTTGTAGTCAAAGGGGTTCGTTTCTATCCTGGTGAGCGAGTTCGAATAGTGACAAAAGGTTCTCGTGTCATTTCCGTGGAGCCCTTACGATAG
- the mog gene encoding molybdopterin adenylyltransferase, producing the protein MDKIKIGVVTASDRASAGIYEDISGKAIMDTMKEYLLNDFEIVYRCIPDEQSEIEKALIELCDEEGCALVVTTGGTGPAPRDVTPEATEAVCQKMMPGFGELMRSVSLKYVPTAILSRQTAGIRGKSLIINLPGKPKSIRECLDAVFPAVPYCIDLIGGPYIETNEDVIQAFRPKAK; encoded by the coding sequence ATGGATAAAATCAAAATAGGCGTTGTAACAGCTAGTGACAGGGCGAGTGCAGGAATTTATGAAGATATCAGCGGCAAAGCGATCATGGATACGATGAAAGAGTATCTTTTGAACGATTTCGAGATAGTCTATCGCTGTATTCCGGATGAACAGAGTGAGATTGAAAAGGCTTTGATAGAGCTTTGTGACGAGGAAGGATGCGCACTGGTCGTGACGACTGGCGGGACAGGCCCGGCACCAAGAGATGTGACCCCAGAGGCTACAGAAGCGGTTTGCCAGAAGATGATGCCAGGTTTTGGAGAGTTGATGCGCTCTGTAAGTCTCAAATATGTCCCTACGGCAATTCTCTCGCGCCAAACTGCGGGAATACGGGGGAAAAGCCTCATTATCAATCTGCCTGGAAAGCCAAAAAGCATCCGAGAATGTCTTGATGCGGTTTTCCCGGCAGTTCCCTACTGTATCGACCTCATAGGAGGACCATATATCGAGACAAACGAGGATGTAATACAAGCCTTTAGGCCAAAGGCGAAATAA
- a CDS encoding nicotinate phosphoribosyltransferase has translation MEFGFVDAKNFSMLTDLYELTMAQVYFEKSMNEEAVFEFFIRPTKNRPYFVMAGLEQLLYFLQHCRFGDSSIEYLRGSKKFSESFLEYLKHFRFSGDVWAVSEGEIIFANEPLVTIKANLIEAQIIETFLINTLQYSILIATKAARCKSVAQNTILVDFGLRRAHGMDAGLKAARSSYIAGFLGTSNVLAGKTYEIPIFGTMAHSFILAHESELQAFKSFIQSYPDNAILLVDTYDSIQGIKHAIEAVQEMGLQHFKGIRLDSGDLETLSKKARKLLDEAGFQDAIILASGGINEYTIDALLQRQSPIDAWGVGTELVVSADVPYLDCAYKMVEYAGKPKMKLSSHKLTLPGQKQIFRKYSNNIFEEDIVDTFDSEYQGRIPLLKKWMEKGRLCRSYPELPQIREYFQKSFQKIPTELKNIYNENPYIPKIGRKLKKEAQSLQQSLKKENV, from the coding sequence ATGGAGTTTGGATTTGTGGATGCAAAAAACTTTTCCATGCTAACGGATCTGTATGAATTGACAATGGCACAGGTCTATTTTGAAAAGAGTATGAATGAAGAGGCTGTATTTGAATTTTTTATCAGACCCACCAAAAATCGTCCCTATTTTGTAATGGCTGGTCTTGAGCAGCTTCTTTATTTTCTGCAACATTGCAGATTCGGCGACTCTTCTATCGAATATCTCAGAGGAAGTAAGAAATTCAGTGAAAGTTTTTTAGAGTATCTCAAACATTTTCGATTTTCTGGCGATGTATGGGCTGTGAGTGAAGGAGAGATCATTTTTGCCAATGAACCGCTGGTAACGATAAAAGCCAATTTGATCGAAGCACAAATTATCGAAACCTTTTTAATCAATACCTTACAATACTCCATACTCATTGCCACAAAAGCGGCGCGATGCAAAAGCGTTGCACAAAATACGATACTGGTCGATTTCGGTCTTCGCAGGGCACACGGGATGGATGCCGGCTTGAAAGCCGCTAGAAGCTCTTATATAGCAGGTTTTCTTGGCACATCCAATGTGTTGGCCGGAAAAACCTATGAGATACCTATATTTGGTACGATGGCTCACTCCTTTATACTGGCTCATGAGAGTGAACTGCAAGCATTCAAAAGTTTTATCCAAAGCTATCCTGACAATGCGATACTGCTTGTAGATACGTATGATTCCATACAAGGGATAAAACATGCCATCGAAGCTGTCCAGGAGATGGGTTTACAACATTTCAAAGGCATCCGGCTTGATAGCGGGGATCTTGAAACACTTTCGAAAAAGGCACGAAAACTACTGGATGAGGCAGGTTTTCAAGATGCGATCATTTTGGCAAGTGGAGGAATCAATGAGTATACAATCGACGCTCTTTTGCAACGCCAATCTCCTATCGATGCGTGGGGTGTGGGAACGGAACTGGTCGTATCCGCAGATGTCCCCTATCTTGATTGTGCCTATAAAATGGTGGAGTATGCAGGAAAACCGAAAATGAAACTCAGCTCTCATAAATTAACCTTGCCTGGACAGAAACAGATTTTCAGAAAGTACAGCAACAATATTTTCGAAGAGGATATCGTTGATACATTTGATAGCGAGTATCAAGGCAGAATACCATTATTGAAGAAGTGGATGGAAAAGGGAAGACTTTGCCGTTCGTATCCAGAACTTCCGCAGATTAGAGAATACTTTCAAAAGAGCTTCCAAAAAATACCGACAGAACTCAAAAATATATATAATGAAAATCCATATATTCCAAAAATAGGCAGGAAACTGAAAAAAGAGGCCCAAAGTTTGCAGCAATCTTTGAAAAAAGAAAATGTTTGA
- a CDS encoding TraR/DksA family transcriptional regulator has product MTQEQLEHFKKILQERLVQVQKDIDALLNELEEIGTFENVDDIEDLAQLETINDTDKALLQKLNEEKKQILRALRKIKNGTYGQCSDGSAIPLEKLEADPLYEC; this is encoded by the coding sequence ATGACCCAGGAACAATTGGAACATTTCAAAAAAATACTGCAAGAAAGATTGGTTCAAGTCCAAAAAGATATCGATGCATTGCTAAATGAACTGGAAGAGATAGGAACATTTGAAAATGTCGACGATATAGAAGATCTCGCCCAGCTTGAAACGATCAATGATACCGACAAAGCGCTCCTGCAAAAACTCAATGAAGAAAAAAAACAGATTCTAAGAGCCTTGCGAAAAATCAAAAACGGAACATATGGTCAATGCAGCGACGGCTCAGCAATACCTCTGGAAAAATTGGAAGCAGATCCTTTATATGAGTGCTAA
- the bioV gene encoding pimelyl-ACP methyl ester esterase BioV gives MQFFSGFGFHNEKILFLDILNRSDFTIAGFSYGAQKAFQEAVKQVQEGKRVDTLQLISPAYFDEESKEFKHKQILSFVKNQDAYLHFFYKKAAYPSKKDYSKFFTQPSLGDLKALLFFTWDDKALEFLVQSGVHIEVFIGALDKIVNPQKSKHFFQQYGQVYYIKDVGHLLRGSNG, from the coding sequence ATGCAGTTTTTTAGCGGTTTTGGCTTTCACAATGAAAAAATCCTTTTTCTCGATATTTTGAATCGAAGTGATTTTACGATAGCAGGTTTCAGCTATGGAGCGCAAAAAGCGTTTCAAGAAGCAGTGAAACAGGTGCAAGAGGGCAAAAGAGTCGATACGTTACAACTCATATCGCCTGCATATTTCGATGAAGAGTCAAAAGAGTTCAAGCATAAACAGATTTTGTCTTTTGTGAAAAACCAAGATGCCTATTTACATTTTTTTTATAAAAAAGCTGCCTATCCATCCAAAAAAGATTATTCAAAATTTTTTACGCAACCATCTTTAGGAGATCTTAAAGCACTTCTTTTTTTTACCTGGGATGACAAAGCACTGGAGTTCCTGGTTCAAAGTGGAGTTCATATCGAAGTCTTTATCGGTGCTTTGGATAAAATTGTCAATCCACAAAAAAGTAAACACTTTTTCCAACAATATGGTCAAGTATATTACATTAAAGATGTAGGACATCTATTAAGGGGGAGTAATGGATAA
- a CDS encoding Fur family transcriptional regulator produces MKKNLEKYLQELKEIVKKRGLKHSSQREQVLKVLFHAKEHLTPEEIYNKVKKENPNIGLATVYRTLSLLEKEDMVSSVSFGHEGKKYELNRGEHHDHMICLECGKILEFYDENLEKLQEKIAEEHNFKLLTHQMNLYGICKECQKK; encoded by the coding sequence ATGAAAAAAAATCTAGAAAAATATCTCCAAGAGCTCAAAGAGATCGTCAAAAAAAGAGGATTGAAACACTCTTCGCAAAGAGAGCAAGTTCTAAAAGTCCTTTTTCATGCCAAAGAGCATCTCACTCCGGAAGAGATATACAACAAAGTAAAAAAAGAGAACCCAAATATCGGTTTGGCAACCGTCTACAGAACCCTCTCATTGCTAGAAAAAGAGGATATGGTCAGTAGCGTCTCCTTTGGCCATGAGGGGAAAAAGTATGAGTTGAACCGCGGCGAGCATCATGACCATATGATCTGTCTAGAATGTGGCAAAATCTTGGAATTTTACGATGAGAATCTCGAAAAGCTCCAAGAAAAAATAGCAGAGGAACACAACTTCAAGCTCCTAACACATCAGATGAACCTGTATGGCATCTGCAAAGAGTGCCAAAAGAAATAG